The following coding sequences lie in one Rutidosis leptorrhynchoides isolate AG116_Rl617_1_P2 unplaced genomic scaffold, CSIRO_AGI_Rlap_v1 contig160, whole genome shotgun sequence genomic window:
- the LOC139881463 gene encoding uncharacterized protein: MRQSGVPHRYTQVRWTPPTAITDDKETVKHEDQWNAAEIALCTANSKAISIIQCALRPSVYKIIQNLETAKEAWDALQLTYEGSRSVRQSKLHIISNRFESLTMKDDESIAEFEKNIRYIANESSALGEVIPESKLVRKVMISLPEKFNSKIDAISESTEFEKLGFDDLMGKLRTHEMMMDMRNRDKPKAKSVAFKSGVDTIPAHTEEEQSIHKQVALLTKNMGRLYKKFNKTKFRDYSSPSPQKSDRNFQTKTESAGRGLRFTQGESSEAKSRLKKEKIQCHECQGFGHIAAKCANTLEKQKKSFVSTWSDEEQSEDVSDTSDSENEFPTYKAFTAHVTVNTGSDAVTTGSVSTGIPEAEDDSDSDSEEDIHEAFKNLLDQMSESLRINHILSDEVDQLKEERQAFDKITEKYEEEIKQLKSNLADSEKKVEEANNVIKRINQGKGKLDEILNKVSPKNNVFGIGHQTSKIGEISGRKNRASKRRMICHYCNKPGHIRPWCYKRQNDIHRLIATLPNRAPRRKIDIVDHSQPKIWVPKGELKGLMCRFSSKYKSDWYFDSGCSQYMTGEEELLKNIVFKNREKSLMVMEVQTPSLEKDTC; this comes from the coding sequence ATGAGGCAATCTGGCGTGCCACACAGGTACACACAGGTACGGTGGACACCACCCACTGCGATCACAGATGATAAAGAAACAGTAAAACATGAAGATCAGTGGAATGCTGCTGAAATAGCTCTCTGCACAGCAAACAGTAAAGCCATAAGTATCATTCAATGTGCACTTCGTCCTAGTGTGTACAAGATTATCCAAAATCTTGAAACTGCAAAAGAAGCATGGGATGCTCTCCAGCTCACCTACGAAGGATCCCGCTCAGTGAGGCAATCCAAACTGCACATCATCTCTAACAGGTTTGAATCTCTTACTATGAAAGATGATGAATCTATTGCTGAATTTGAAAAGAATATTCGATACATAGCTAATGAATCCTCTGCTCTTGGCGAGGTAATTCCTGAGTCGAAGCTGGTAAGAAAAGTGATGATCTCACTTCCCGAAAAATTCAACTCGAAGATAGATGCAATCAGCGAGTCTACTGAATTTGAGAAGCTGGGCTTTGATGATCTAATGGGTAAACTCAGAACCCATGAAATGATGATGGACATGCGTAACAGAGACAAGCCTAAGGCAAAATCCGTGGCTTTCAAATCAGGTGTGGACACAATACCTGCACACACAGAGGAAGAACAGTCGATTCACAAGCAAGTGGCTCTCCTGACTAAGAACATGGGAAGACTGTACAAGAAGTTCAACAAGACTAAATTCAGAGATTATTCCTCTCCAAGTCCACAGAAAAGTGATCGTAATTTTCAGACGAAAACAGAATCAGCAGGAAGGGGTTTGAGGTTTACACAGGGTGAATCAAGTGAAGCAAAGTCCAGACTCAAGAAAGAGAAGATCCAATGTCATGAGTGTCAGGGCTTTGGTCATATAGCTGCGAAATGTGCTAACACACTGGAAAAACAGAAAAAATCTTTTGTCTCTACGTGGAGTGACGAAGAACAGTCTGAAGACGTGTCTGACACAAGTGATAGTGAAAACGAGTTCCCTACATATAAAGCATTTACAGCTCATGTTACTGTGAACACAGGTTCTGATGCAGTGACTACAGGATCTGTCAGCACAGGCATTCCTGAAGCAGAAGATGATTCAGACAGTGACTCAGAAGAAGATATTCATGAAGCCTTCAAAAATCTTCTTGATCAAATGAGTGAATCTCTTCGAATCAATCATATCCTATCTGACGAAGTTGATCAATTAAAAGAAGAGCGGCAAGCTTTTGACAAGATAACTGAGAAATATGAAGAAGAAATTAAACAGCTGAAATCCAACTTGGCAGATTCAGAAAAGAAAGTAGAAGAAgctaataatgttattaaaaggATCAACCAGGGAAAAGGGAAGCTCGACGAGATTCTGAACAAGGTTTCTCCAAAAAACAATGTCTTCGGAATCGGACATCAGACATCAAAGATAGGAGAAATTTCTGGACGCAAAAACAGAGCATCAAAACGTCGTATGATATGTCACTATTGTAACAAGCCAGGACACATTCGACCTTGGTGTTATAAACGTCAGAATGACATTCACAGGTTAATTGCCACTCTTCCGAATAGAGCACCTAGGAGAAAAATTGATATCGTGGATCATTCTCAACCTAAAATCTGGGTTCCAAAAGGAGAATTAAAAGGGCTCATGTGCAGATTTTCCTCCAAATACAAAAGTGACTGGTACTTTGACAGTGGCTGCTCACAGTATATGACAGGTGAAGAAGAACTGTTAAAAAATATTGTCTTCAAAAACCGGGAAAAGTCACTTATGGTGATGGAAGTTCAAACTCCATCATTGGAGAAGGATACCTGCTAG